In Trichoderma asperellum chromosome 1, complete sequence, a single window of DNA contains:
- a CDS encoding uncharacterized protein (EggNog:ENOG41): protein MRLNSGQDNGPATVKSGRRKLRPGEPSEWNQRPDDAAPPPHPRGSVSIQRRLDPTQAPSQPQLTTRRREHSSSKAVDTSAPAPPPATSAAAVAAAVAAGGRSNAAPWQPGLSRVASEAYRRPSGTLMDSYDGEDESANEQRPPRRTRRHSSPNYPRRRLMPGAYSEASTHRSPSVSSYGGDEDDGLEVEEVLPDASSRHSRRRVPSHDDYLDSSIERDRFRKRFTPRRYYSDNEQDSDSPLSASEMASSHTRESSRVRERSESRHKAQRYQLTHAIEGSRPEGSRPPAASRKSSNNKLARRATSTGRDGVGYRSAGSAYEDRDPLPRRSFTMRSARSLNGSTSGPARILGNVFGNTLSRPASPDKFFQLEKQTKSDKRKGIACVICMEDTPPSKGADLKCGHRMCNACMKRNFEMSIRDPQHMPPRCCTKAHIPLKHVDKLFDDAFKRAWNRKFAEYSTGNRVYCPSKRCGEWIKPTSFYRGEDGRRVARCGRCNTKVCPKCSSRWHSSLECPRDEETNKFLDQAKEEGWKRCYKCKSMVELKEGCNHMTCRCGAEFCMLCGTKWKGCSCPWFNYENGSNPWQNNALDDLNIPPEDLRKILRSNRPISMEDLRTYSRPTTSMPVRPRPQNYEEEMLLRRLQEQRDGDLARRMQHSDEYDREHDEEREEDHGHGRDRHRDRKRDRNRKRDRDRERDRERERERENPFAPISAPMTPDVEEDEMDFGFPGGKYHPAEDYRRTSMPALSTTAPIAQQPQPYAGYVTEVNRARGPQRSNSMEQRLADRLSENRSGRRSTGPSPPAPVMRPHVIHQRDAATDMGISMAMGAMGRGAIPPPSAYAPLPAMPPPGMMRPNPFGGDAYYDNAYTTAPKSVHDPYYYGGMDGAEAELPSPRRRSRRSGEERERPKSSTLAGLTGYGRGAHRVSEWRNFVVPGFPEQE, encoded by the exons ATGAGGCTGAATTCAGGTCAAGATAATGGTCCTGCTACCGTCAAGTCTGGACGGCGCAAGCTCAGACCAGGCGAGCCAAGTGAATGGAACCAGAGGCCTGACGATgcagctcctccacctcACCCTCGTGGCTCGGTATCAATACAAAGACGACTGGATCCGACGCAGGCGCCGTCACAACCGCAATTGACGACTCGCAGGCGAGAGCACAGCAGTTCAAAAGCCGTAGATACTTCTGCGCCCGCTCCCCCGCCGGcgacttctgctgctgccgttgctgcaGCCGTTGCTGCAGGTGGCCGCTCTAACGCCGCACCATGGCAACCGGGTCTATCTAGAGTCGCCTCGGAAGCTTACCGTCGACCAAGTGGCACGCTGATGGACTCGTACGACGGAGAGGATGAGTCTGCTAACGAGCAACGACCTCCGCGACGTACGAGGAGGCACTCCTCTCCAAACTATCCTCGACGCCGACTCATGCCTGGAGCGTACTCTGAGGCCTCAACACACAGATCGCCTAGCGTCTCATCCTacggcggcgatgaagatgatggtctAGAGGTGGAGGAAGTATTGCCCGACGCATCGTCTCGTCATAGTAGACGGCGTGTGCCAAGCCATGACGATTATCTTGATTCCTCAATTGAGAGAGACCGCTTCCGAAAAAGATTTACGCCGCGGCGGTATTATTCCGATAACGAGCAAGACTCTGACTCACCGCTATCGGCGAGTGAAATGGCCTCTTCACACACGCGAGAGTCCTCCAGAGTGCGTGAGAGGAGCGAGTCGCGCCACAAGGCCCAACGTTATCAATTGACACATGCGATTGAAGGCTCGCGCCCAGAAGGATCGCGCCCACCTGCGGCGTCAAGGAAAAG CTCCAATAACAAATTGGCCAGGCGTGCTACGTCGACAGGACGAGATGGCGTAGGGTACAGGTCGGCAGGGTCGGCATACGAGGATCGagatcctcttcctcgaagATCATTCACCATGCGATCGGCTCGCAGTCTTAATGGCTCGACGTCCGGGCCAGCCCGCATCTTGGGCAATGTCTTCGGCAACACTCTCTCTAGACCTGCATCACCAGACAAGTTTTTCCAACTTGAAAAACAAACCAAGTCGGATAAACGAAAAGG CATTGCATGCGTCATTTGTATGGAAGACACGCCACCATCAAAAGGAGCTGATCTCAAATGCGGTCACCGAATGTGCAATGCGTGCATGAAACGCAACTTTGAAATGTCGATTCGTGATCCGCAGCACATGCCTCCACGCTGCTGCACAAAGGCTCACATCCCACTCAAGCATGTTGATAAGCTGTTTGATGATGCTTTCAAGAGGGCATGGAATCGCAAATTTGCCGAGTATTCGACAGGCAACCGAGTCTACTGCCCATCAAAACGATGCGGTGAATGGATTAAACCCACCAGCTTTTATAGGGGCGAGGATGGTAGAAGGGTTGCCCGATGTGGTCGTTGCAACACCAAAGTTTGTCCAAAGTGCAGTTCGAGGTGGCACAGCTCTCTTGAGTGCCCTCGTGACGAAGAGACCAACAAATTCCTTGATCAAGCCAAGGAAGAAGGCTGGAAGAGATGCTACAAGTGCAAATCCATGGTAGAACTCAAAGAAGGATGCAACCATATGACATG TCGATGTGGAGCCGAATTCTGTATGCTATGCGGCACCAAATGGAAAGGTTGTAGCTGCCCATGGTTCAATTACGAAAATGGAAGCAATCCATGGCAAAACAACGCATTGGATGATTTAAATATCCCTCCGGAAGATCTCCGAAAGATCCTTCGAAGCAACAGACCAATTTCTATGGAGGATTTGCGAACATATTCTAGACCTACTACCTCAATGCCCGTGCGACCAAGGCCTCAAAACTatgaagaggagatgctCCTTCGCCGACTCCAAGAGCAGCGCGATGGAGATTTAGCAAGGAGGATGCAGCACTCAGACGAGTATGACCGTGAGCATGATGAGGAACGCGAGGAAGACCACGGTCATGGCCGCGACCGCCATCGAGACCGAAAGAGAGACCGAAATCGAAAACGTGATCGGGATCGTGAACGGGATCGCGAGCGTGAACGTGAGCGCGAGAACCCTTTCGCTCCCATCTCTGCTCCCATGACGCCAGATGtagaggaagatgaaatggACTTTGGATTCCCTGGCGGCAAGTATCATCCGGCCGAGGATTACAGACGAACAAGTATGCCGGCCCTATCTACCACTGCCCCAATcgcccagcagccgcagccttaCGCTGGCTATGTTACTGAGGTCAATCGTGCGAGAGGTCCGCAGCGCAGTAACTCCATGGAGCAGCGCCTGGCTGATAGGCTGTCGGAGAATCGCTCAGGGCGCCGATCGACAGGACCTTCTCCTCCAGCCCCAGTTATGCGGCCTCATGTTATACACCAGAGAGATGCTGCTACAGATATGGGAATAAGCATGGCGATGGGCGCGATGGGTAGGGGAGCTATACCGCCACCATCAGCTTATGCCCCATTACCGGCGATGCCCCCGCCAGGAATGATGAGACCGAATCCCTTTGGAGGGGATGCATACTACGACAATGCGTATACAACAGCACCGAAATCTGTACACGATCCGTATTATTATGGAGGCATGGACGGTGCTGAGGCTGAGCTCCCCTCTCCCCGCCGCAGATCACGGCGTAGCGGCGAAGAGCGTGAGAGACCCAAATCATCAACTCTTGCAGGATTGACTGGATATGGACGGGGCGCTCACCGTGTGTCTGAGTGGAGAAACTTTGTTGTGCCGGGCTTTCCTGAGCAGGAGTGA
- a CDS encoding uncharacterized protein (EggNog:ENOG41), whose product MEGCQIEAHIRVYVGEPASFSSDDIPSLRHEDFLGDGLEYSFRSIIKPWVYDCIKNHHGCRQVRQLGFGNSSPTRLIDVGASREDIVKLVDTGGLSKPEYLILSYCWGASNDKSKTTQANIEQRKESIQISALPKTIRDAITVTRLMGVQHLWVDAICIIQEDTVNKDGFHDDWKTEAAKMASYYSNALCCISNLGAADSSEGFLKEKQIGLRQESQRTRHGLIELEYFEHRGQRFRIYLPGLTRDWSQEHQNSPLMRRAWALQEWILSRRILHFTRAGIFMECGEGICQENDPFPKPAAAWYQTPDNGIRNVMRAYSGIPIPIGYDIGNALRASTGIPIGDLWTKLVTFYSTMNLTNPSDCLIAIDGITRLICAKYNVGCFAGVLSSHIAQTLLWKRKKLTDEINPTVSFPSWSWSSTMKVGFPKFDDKCTSYVKCTGDGCFLLTDRVVNYIDPSTRRFPLQGPLLHLSLSYRPSRLPEINDCLFFTHSSPIWKEESISFFMDSAKAYPKLKECATDKQKEGLLGQLRLLVCLRSFKTPGRRRYRSTSSYYGLVVERLEEMGENAYRRIGVFEVRIQENEESYHNLERWMADIDLF is encoded by the exons ATGGAGGGCTGCCAAATCGAGGCACATATTCGCGTGTATGTGGGGGAGCCAGCTTCATTCTCAAGTGATGACATTCCTT CGCTGAGGCATGAAGATTTTCTCGGTGATGGCTTAGAATATAGTTTCCGAAGCATCATCAAGCCGTGGGTGTATGACTGCATTAAAAACCACCATGGCTGTCGTCAGGTGCGCCAGCTCGGTTTTGGTAACTCTTCGCCTACCCGGTTGATAGATGTTGGTGCATCGCGCGAAGATATCGTTAAGCTTGTTGATACGGGTGGACTATCAAAGCCAGAGTATCTAATTTTAAGTTACTGCTGGGGAGCTTCAAACGATAAGTCAAAGACCACCCAAGCCAATATAGAGCAAAGGAAAGAATCAATCCAGATATCAGCACTACCTAAAACAATCCGCGATGCCATTACTGTCACAAGGCTTATGGGAGTGCAGCATCTCTGGGTTGATGCCATATGTATTATTCAGGAAGATACAGTGAATAAAGATGGTTTTCATGACGACTGGAAAACCGAAGCCGCCAAGATGGCGAGTTATTATTCCAACGCACTTTGCTGCATTTCAAACTTGGGCGCCGCAGATAGCTCTGAGGGGTTTctgaaagaaaaacaaatagGCCTTCGGCAAGAGAGTCAACGAACAAGACACGGGCTGATTGAACTAGAATACTTTGAGCACCGAGGGCAAAGATTCAGAATCTACCTGCCAGGACTCACGCGAGATTGGAGCCAGGAGCACCAAAATTCTCCGTTGATGCGCCGCGCTTGGGCCCTTCAAGAATGGATCCTTTCTCGTCGAATTCTACATTTTACAAGAGCCGGGATATTCATGGAGTGCGGCGAGGGGATATGTCAAGAGAATGACCCTTTTccaaagccagcagcagcctggtaTCAAACCCCGGATAACGGCATACGCAACGTCATGAGAGCATACTCCGGGATTCCTATACCTATAGGCTACGATATAGGCAATGCCCTGAGAGCATCTACCGGTATTCCGATAGGTGATTTGTGGACCAAGCTAGTCACTTTCTACTCTACGATGAATTTGACCAATCCTTCAGACTGCCTTATTGCTATTGATGGGATTACCCGTCTTATTTGCGCGAAATACAATGTCGGATGCTTTGCTGGCGTTCTCAGCTCTCACATTGCCCAAACGCTGCTTTGGAAACGAAAGAAGCTGACAGATGAAATCAACCCGACAGTCAGTTTTCCTAGCTGGTCATGGTCTTCAACAATGAAAGTTGGATTTCCAAAGTTTGATGACAAATGCACATCTTACGTTAAATGCACCGGCGATGGCTGCTTTCTCCTAACCGACCGGGTGGTGAATTACATCGACCCTTCTACGCGGCGATTCCCATTACAAGGCCCTCTATTGCACCTTTCCTTGAGTTACCGCCCATCTCGCTTGCCAGAGATCAATGACTGTCTCTTTTTCACCCACAGTAGTCCCATATGGAAAGAAGAGTCCATCAGTTTTTTCATGGACTCTGCAAAGGCATACCCTAAACTAAAGGAATGCGCCACAGACAAACAGAAAGAGGGACTATTAGGGCAATTGAGACTCTTAGTTTGTTTAAGAAGCTTTAAAACGCCTGGAAGGCGTCGTTATAGATCCACTAGCTCATATTATGGGCTAGTTGTAGAAAGATTGGAAGAGATGGGCGAAAATGCATACAGACGGATAGGGGTTTTCGAAGTGAGAAttcaagaaaatgaagaatcaTATCATAATCTAGAGAGGTGGATGGCCGACATTGACTTGTTTTAG
- a CDS encoding uncharacterized protein (EggNog:ENOG41) has product MATTSDNIPAADLILKQPSVVDWQRDTDDALRNDVKASDLDPGVLDLELLRLTKYPKRSQQSPVSGIPDESLHHPAPGGGNFRQSPVPLKGFLGTPYRGRSYDIEPPKKIPGSHRSGQFHSAPALGGGEEEDEDEGDSEQGGDDKSDDASMEQILALVTQLYGRVERSYNAYLDVVEVEPTWPRLLNLEQTSEMFEWSTQVPDGNGGFLEYPPHLKVIPSEDDVGLFKIFDKLGLMETQWIISPFIPDSWWGGIVEKGAEWIIKRIRQKTGDVTAWANQDPNFKALESYNESNRKAATDVAEGRNIGLLGDWYSDRRFAEQAFTGTNPTTLVNIAKTPGNLLQEFIDTAERKGYKKWHERLSKAQSNPESLFVQDHRHFREAFGAASDEELKHQEPGSELNWACAAVTLFELHEDGRLHPVAIVIDYKISMEKSVTIFNHRLEPREPVGTGAAIPEEESDWPWRYAKSCAQVSDWMRHEVGVHLTRAHFIEEAIIVATRRTIRMDSIIHTILSPHWYKTLSLNAAARTTLVPQVIKDLVGISPTYLQKYVLYEFENFDFVKHYVPNDLKERGFPNTAEGLAAPKYKNYAYAKNMVSMWAVIRKYVSAMLLTTYNKDTADAEISKDTHIQNWVNEIRTSGRIKSFPDIKTLDALTDALTMCIHIAAPFHTAVNYLQNFYQAFVPAKPPAVCTKLPASLEELQGYTEPELINALPIGRERQWLLAVQVPWLLSFKVADERSLLKFAYSQSRNYRSGWSKKAKAIRTISGQLHDDLKELGTEFVLTSQAMDKGSIPYMVMDPNVTAVSILI; this is encoded by the exons aTGGCCACCACATCCGACAATATCCCAGCTGCGGACCTCATCCTTAAACAGCCATCAGTCGTTGATTGGCAGCGAGACACTGATGATGCTCTTAGAAATGATGTCAAGGCCAGCGATCTTGATCCTGGTGTTTTGgatcttgagcttctcagGTTGACCAAGTACCCTAAGAGATCCCAACAGTCACCAGTATCTGGAATACCTGATGAGTCTTTACACCACCCAGCCCCCGGTGGCGGCAACTTCCGCCAGTCCCCTGTACCTCTCAAGGGATTTCTGGGAACTCCTTACAGAGGCAGATCGTATGATATCGAGCCTCCAAAGAAGATTCCTGGGTCGCATCGTTCTGGGCAGTTTCATTCTGCTCCTGcgcttggaggaggagaagaagaagacgaagacgaaggcgACAGTGAACAAGGTGGAGATGACAAGAGTGACGATGCTTCAATGGAGCAGATCCTCGCTCTAGTGACTCAGCTCTACGGCAGAGTTGAGCGAAG TTACAATGCCTATCTGGACGTTGTTGAGGTTGAGCCAACATGGCCTCGGTTGCTCAACCTCGAACAAACCTCGGAAATGTTTGAATGGAGTACACAAGTACCAGATGGGAACGGCGGCTTCCTTGAATATCCTCCTCATCTCAAGGTTATCCCGAGTGAAGACGATGTCGGTCTGTTCAAGATCTTTGATAAGCTCGGCTTGATGGAGACGCAATGGATCATCAGCCCCTTCATTCCCGATTCCTGGTGGGGAGGCATTGTCGAAAAGGGTGCCGAGTGGATAATCAAGAGAATCAGACAAAAGACTGGAGACGTTACCGCCTGGGCTAACCAGGACCCAAACTTCAAGGCCCTCGAGTCCTACAACGAGTCGAATCGCAAGGCAGCGACAGATGTTGCAGAGGGCAGAAACATTGGTCTTCTTGGTGATTGGTATAGTGACCGCCGCTTTGCTGAACAGGCCTTCACCGGCACCAACCCAACGACGCTCGTGAATATCGCAAAGACGCCTGGAAATCTTCTTCAAGAGTTTATTGATACCGCCGAGCGCAAAGGATACAAGAAGTGGCATGAAAGGTTAAGCAAGGCCCAGTCCAACCCGGAATCCCTCTTTGTCCAGGACCACCGCCATTTCCGGGAGGCTTTTGGCGCGGCATCTGACGAGGAATTGAAACACCAAGAGCCTGGGTCTGAACTCAACTGGGCCTGTGCCGCTGTGACGCTCTTTGAGCTTCATGAGGACGGAAGACTCCACCCTGTCGCCATCGTGATTGACTACAAGATCAGCATGGAGAAGTCGGTCACCATATTCAACCACAGACTGGAGCCCCGCGAACCTGTTGGAACTGGCGCCGCCATCCCCGAGGAGGAGAGCGATTGGCCATGGCGATACGCAAAGAGCTGCGCCCAGGTCTCGGACTGGATGCGCCACGAGGTGGGCGTCCATCTGACTCGGGCGCACTTCATCGAGGAGGCCATCATCGTCGCAACGCGCCGCACGATTCGCATGGACAGCATCATCCACACCATTCTGTCGCCTCACTGGTACAAGACGCTGTCTCTCAACGCAGCCGCAAGAACCACGCTCGTCCCGCAGGTCATCAAGGACTTGGTCGGCATCAGCCCAACGTACCTTCAAAAGTACGTGCTCTACGAATTCGAAAACTTCGACTTCGTCAAGCACTACGTTCCCAACGACCTCAAAGAACGCGGCTTCCCCAACACCGCCGAAGGTCTGGCCGCTCCAAAGTACAAGAACTACGCCTACGCGAAGAACATGGTTTCCATGTGGGCGGTGATTCGCAAATACGTGTCAGCCATGCTCCTGACCACATACAACAAGGACACCGCCGATGCGGAAATCTCCAAAGACACCCACATTCAGAACTGGGTCAACGAAATCCGAACCAGCGGCAGGATCAAGTCTTTCCCCGACATCAAGACGCTGGACGCCCTCACCGACGCCCTCACCATGTGCATCCACATTGCCGCGCCGTTCCACACGGCCGTCAACTATCTGCAGAACTTCTACCAAGCGTTTGTGCCGGCCAAGCCCCCCGCCGTCTGCACAAAGCTGCCGGCGTCgctggaagagctgcagGGGTACACCGAGCCAGAACTCATCAACGCACTCCCCATTGGCCGCGAGCGGCAGTGGCTTCTGGCCGTGCAGGTGCCGTGGCTGCTCAGCTTCAAGGTCGCAGACGAGCGCAGCCTGCTCAAGTTTGCGTATTCGCAGTCGCGAAACTACCGCAGCGGCTGGAGcaagaaggcaaaggcaatTCGTACGATTAGCGGCCAATTGCATGACGACCTCAAAGAGCTGGGAACGGAATTCGTCCTCACAAGTCAAGCCATGGACAAGGGAAGCATTCCCTACATGGTCATGGATCCAAACGTCACGGCTGTTTCTATTCTCATTTAA